The Candidatus Sulfotelmatobacter sp. region GCGTCAACGACGGTGCTGCGGCCGTAGTCGTGACCAGTGCGAAGCGCGCACGGGAACTCGGCGCGAAGCCCATGGTCCGCATCGTGGCGCAAGCTACTAGCGGCGTCGAACCCAAGTGGGTGATGATGGCCCCCGTCGGCGCAGTTCGCACTATCTGGGAAAAAACAGGCTGGAAGAATGAAGACGTCGATCTCTACGAACTGAACGAAGCCTTCTCAGTACAGGCGCTGGGCGTGATGCGCGAACTTGGCCTGAATCCCGACAAAGTCAACGTTAATGGCGGAGCCGTTGCCATCGGACACCCCATCGGCGCAAGCGGTGCTCGCGTCCTGGTCACGCTGATTTACGAAATGATCCGCCGCGACGTCCACCGCGGCATCGCCGCCCTCTGTCTCGGCGGCGGTAACGCTGTAGCCATGGCCGTCGAGCGCTAAGTAAGAGCGCTAAGAATGTGTAGCCGCTGGCAATGCTCATGTGGCCAAGATGCGCGATCGCTGGCAAATGCCCAGGTGGCGACGGCCGCCTCGGCCGTTCGAGCGGGGCGAAGCCCGCGAGCCCCGTATCGAAATCCTGCGTCCCAAACCGTGATCCCATGAAGCATCTCGCTCTCCTCCTATCGCTAATCTCTGCCGCCCTGGCCCAAAGCCGTTTCGACGGAACGTGGGAAATGAAGATGGACACTCTGCAATTTGCCGGCGCACCCGAAGAATATGTCATCGACAAAGGCATGTACCACTGCCTGACTTGCGTCCCGAAAGTTGACGTAAAGGCGGACGGGACCGACCAGAAAGTCGCCGGTCACCCCTACTTCGACACAATTACCGTGCGCATCGTCGACGATCACGCGGTCAAGTTCACCATGAAAAAAGATGGGCTGCCCACATTCAGTTGCGTCGAAACCGTGTCTCAAGACGGTTTCACCATGGCTGAGGATTTCACAAACATCGGTGAAGCGGAAACCGTCACGGGCAAAGCGGGCTTTACACGCGTGGCCAAGGGTCCTGCCGGCACGCACGCGCTCTCGGGGAAATGGAGCATGCAGACGGTCGAGAACGCCACAGCAGCAGGAACGATCACGACCTACCAGAGCACCGCCGACGGAATGAAGATTTCCGATGGCAGCCAAAGTTACGAAGCGAAGTTTGACGGCAAAGATTATGCCATCGACAGAGATGGCCACGCCACGGTTTCGCTGCGGCCCATTGACGAATACACGATGGAGGAAACTGACAAGCAGGACGGAACAGTGATGACCGTTGCCCGCTTTACGGTCTCCAAAGACGGAAAGTCGATGCGAGTGGAATCCGCAGATAAGCAACGCGGCGGCACGATGACCTACACCGCCGAGAAGAAGCCTTAACTCAATGCCCCCACCGGCAACGTCACCGTAAACACCGCTCCTCCCTCGGGAGAATTTGCTGCCTCCACGCTGCCGTTATGCTCTTTCATCACCGACTTGCAAATGCTCAGGCCCAATCCTGTGCCGCGTCCCGGCCTCTTCGTGGTGTAGAACGGATCGAAAATGCTCGGCAAATTTTCCTTCGGGATGCCCGGCCCGTCGTCGTGAAAGCTCACCCACACCGTGCCTTCGCCCTTGCCCAATCGAATCCGCAGCGTCCCCTTGTCCCGCACATCGCGGATCGCCTGCTCCGCGTTCAGAATCAGATTCAGAAAAATCTGCATTAGCTGATGCGGATCCCCCAGCGCATAAGGCACCCCGGTTTCTTTTAGAAAATCGACTGTAATATTGTTCTTGCGCAGTGAGTAGGCGTGCAGATTCAACGTGCGCTCCACCACTTCCACCAGATTGATCTTGCTCTTGCCCGGCGCCGGTGGCCGCGAGAAATAGGTCAGGTTCTGCACAATCTCCGCGGCGCGCCGCGCCTGCTGCTGCAACATCGCCAGTTGCTTGCGAGAGGTTTCGTTCGTCTCGGTGTCCTGCAGGAGTTCGCTCACGCCCATGATGCTGGTCAAGGGGTTGTTCAATTCATGCGCGACACCCCCAATCATCGCTCCCATTGCCGCCAGTCGCTCGCTCTGCACGACCTGCTGTTCCAGCTTTCGTTCGACCGTAATATCGCGCACCGAAACAATTACGCCGCTGATCTTCGAGTCGGCGTCCACGAGTTGGCTGCCCGAGGCGCGCATGGTCCGCCAGCTTCCATCGCGGTGCCTCGCTCCATATTCTGCCGATGCGAAAACTTGCTGGCCCGAAACCACGTCGTGGTAAAGAGAAGCCAGCTCCGGCGAATGATCGTCCAGTTCCGATATCTTCTTTCCCAGCATATCCTGCGGCTCGTAGCCCAGAAGATCACGCGCCCTCGAACTGACAAAGGTATAGCGCTCCTCGAGATCTACCACCAAAATCAGATCCGGAAAACTTTCCAGCAGCCGGCCGCGAAACTCCTCTTGCTGCGCCAGTTGCCGTTCCATCCGCCGCCTTTCTGTGATGTCCACCAGCGTTCCCTGGTAACGAATAATGTTTCCCGACGTGTCCCACACCGCCCGCGACGAATCCAGAAAGACCGCCGCCTTTCCATCCTTGCGCCGCAGTTTGACCTCGCGCGTGCGCACGCCGCCACGATCGTCAACCGCGCGCCCCAGCACGGCCTGGCCCGCGTCGAAATTCAATGCCGCTGCCTCGGCCGTCAGCAGTTCACTCTTCTCCGCATATCCCAACATGTTCACCAGCGCGGGATTGGCGTCCAGCAATTCACCTTCGGGCGAGCTGAAGTACACGCCCTCCTGCAAGGTTTCGAATAATTCGGTGAAACGCAATTCCTTTTCGCGCAGTTCGGTTACATCGCGGCCCAGAATGCTTGCGCCCACCACCTCGTCGCCTTTGACAATCGCATTCACCACGGATTCAAAGTAAAGCGGCCGCGCACTTCTCTTCAGCCGCAAGCGCACCGTTCCCGCCCAGCGTTTCTTCTCCAGAAATCGTCCCAGGCCGTGTTCCACTTCTTCCTGGGATGGCTCTTCAATCAAGTCGTAGACCTTCCGCCCTACCAGTTCGGTATAAGTCAATCCTGTCAATTCGGTGATGCGCTTGTTCACGGTCCGCAAGGAGCCATCGAGCGACACCGCGCATGCCGGGTCATCGAAGGAGTCGATCAACTCCTTGAAGTTGCGTTGCGACCGCATGATCACCTGGCTGAGCTGATCCAGTTGTTCTTCAGATGGCGCTGCGCCAACGTGCTCCTGCAAACCGCGCAGCAAGACTTTGAGTTCGCCGACTTCCCGCCGTCGCCCGTAGGCATACACGGCAAACAGCACGGAAAGGACCAGCACGCCGATCGGAATTGCACGCAGCGAGTAAGGAATGTTTTCCAGGCGTTCCCACAGCAGCGCGGTCAGAGCGACCGAAAGAAATATCAGGAACCCCAGCACCCATCGCCATAGCTGAGATTCTTCTCGTTCCAGCTTTCCGGGAGGGCGTGGCGTAGGCGGGGTGTTCACTGGGTTGAGGGTCATTCCCGAAAGGCCATCCTTTACTGAGGTCACCTAATTCTATACGTACGGAGAAGTACAAACGTCTTTGGAAGCTTGGGGGGGAACCAGAAATCTACTCGTCAGTATCCCGGCGCGGGACCTCAAAGGCGCGGCTTTTTCCACAGCCCTTAGTGACATCCGTCACAGCCAGCGCCGCTCCTGCACCCGTAATGTATCTACCTGGCCCTCAATGCGAGGCTAAGCCCTAGTGTGCCCGGGTGCCCCATTTCTCGCGTTCTCTGGGATCTGGATCCGCGAACTGCCCATGCTCTACAAGACTCTCAGCGCCGCCGTCTACGGTATCGACGCCAACATTATTCAGGTGGAGGTCGACTGCTCCGGCATCAAGTGCGATCAGGACCATTTCCACACCGTGGGCCTGCCCGACGCCGCCGTGCGAGAGAGCCGCGACCGCGTCCGCGCCGCCCTCAAGAACTGCGGCTACGACATTCCGCCCACCCACATCACCATCAACCTTGCCCCCGCCGACATCAAGAAAGAAGGTTCCGGCTTCGACCTGCCCATGGCCCTCGGCATCGTCGGCGCGTATGGGGGCTTAACCAAAAAAGATATTGGCGACTGCCTCTTCGTCGGCGAACTCTCGCTCGACGGCGGCGTCCGCGGCGTTCGTGGAGCCCTCCCCATTGCCATCGAAGCCCGCGGAAAAAAGATCGCTCGCATGGTCGTCCCCGAGGCCAACGCCAAAGAAGCGGCGATGGTCTCGGGTCTCGATGTCTATCCCGTGCGCTCGCTGCTCGACGTGATTCACTTCGTCAACTCGGGCAACGGCATCGTCCCAATCAAGTCCGACGGTGACTCGCTCCTGCGCGAATCTCAACAATTCTTCGTGGACTTCAAAGATGTCCGCGGCCAGCAGACCGCCAAGCGCGCCATCGAAATCGCCTGCGCTGGAGGCCACAACATCCTCATGATCGGGCCGCCCGGCTCCGGCAAAACCATGCTGGCCAAGCGCATGCCGACGATTCTGCCTCCGTTCACTTTCGAAGAAGCCCTCGAAACCACCAAGATTCACAGCGTCGCCGGCGTGCTCGACCAGGGCAGTGGACTAGTCGGAACCCGCCCCTACCGCTCGCCCCACCACACCATCTCCGACGCCGGTCTCATCGGCGGCGGCGTGATCCCGCGTCCCGGCGAAGTTTCCCTCGCCCACAACGGCCTGCTCTTTCTCGACGAGCTTCCCGAATTCCCCCGCAACGTCCTCGAAGTCCTCCGCCAGCCGCTCGAAGATGGCACGGTCAGCATCGCCCGCGCATCGATGTCGCTGACCTTCCCCGCGCGTTTCATGCTCGCCGCCGCCATGAACCCCTGCCCCTGCGGGTTCCACAACGACCGCACCCGCGACTGCCAGTGCACCACGCCCATGATCCAGCGCTACGTCTCAAAAATCTCCGGCCCGCTCATGGACCGCATCGACATCCACATCGACGTCCCCGCTGTAAACTATAAAGAGATGCGCTCCACCCACGAACCCGAAAACTCCGCCACCATCCGTGAACGCGTAATCCGCGCCCGCCACAAGCAACTGACGCGCTTCTCCGCATCCCGCGAAAAACTTTACTGCAACGCGCAAATGTCCTCCCGCCATATCCGCACTCACTGCGAACTCTCCACCGACTGCGAACGCCTGCTCGAACGCGCCATGACCCAGCAAGGCCTGAGCGCCCGCGCCCACGACCGCATCTTGAAAGTCGCCCGCACCGTCGCCGACCTCGAAGCCGCGACCAATCTCGAACCCAAACACATCGCCGAAGCCATCCAATACCGCAGCCTCGACCGCACCTACTGGGCGTGAAGCCGCATCCGAGAAACGAGTGACGGGACCGACTCCCGGAGGGACGGGGATAGGTTCTCCAAGGTGGTAATGAATGGTCATACCCACTGTGCAATTACCGTCACGGAGCGGAAAGACTCTATCCAGCCCAAAAGACGCATACTAAAATTCGCTTCTCGCGGAGGTATCTCCCATGAAGCGCATTCCATCGCTCCTTCTTTGTTCTGTGGCTGCATTTCTCCTCGCCGCTCCCGCATCAGCGCAAACCTTCAAAATCCTCCTGCGCTTCCCAAATCAGCCAGGCGGCGGCAATCCTTCTGCCTTGCTTGATGTGAACGGCAACCTCTACGGCACCACGCAAATCGGCGGTCCCTCGAAGCTCGGAAATATTTTCGAGCTTACCAGTCAGGGCAACGAGAGCACCCTGTACAGCTTCACGAACACGACCCCAGACGGCAGAACTCCCACCATCGGTCCTTTGATTCAGGATGCGGCGGGCAATTTCTACGGCACCACGCAGAATGGCGGCGATTACAATTGCTTCGTTTTCTTCGTGAGAGGTTGTGGAACGGTGTTCAAGCTGAGTCCGACAGGGCAGGAGACGATCCTGCACAGCTTTTCCGGCGGAGCCGATGGCGCGCAGCCGCTAGCTGGTCTGGCCGCGGATGCAGCAGGCAACCTCTACGGTACGACTTATCAGGGTGGTACCGGATGCTCGGGCGGCTGCGGCACCGTCTACAAAGTTACTCCCACCGGCGTTGAGAGCGTTCTCTACAGCTTTACCGGTGGGGCAGACGGTTCCCTTCCATACTCTGTCGTTCCAGTTACTGACGCCGAGGGAAATCTTTACGGCACCACCTTAAAAAGCGGCGATCTTAGTTGCGGTCGAGGCGAGGGCTGCGGAACCGTTTTCAAAGTTGACCCCAGCGGCTATGAGACAGTTCTGTACTCCTTTACTGACGGTGCCGACGGCGCGTTCCCGGATGCCGGCTTGGCCCGCGACTCTCAAGGCAACCTCTATGGCACAACCTCCGCAGGAGGTAACCTGAATTGCGATCCTGGACACACCGGTTGCGGTACGGTCTTCAAAGTCAACCCGTCTGGTAGTTTGACTGTGCTCTACAACTTCGCCTATGTCGATACTGGTTATGGTCCGATCTCGACCTTGGTTTTGGATCCGGCGGGTAATCTCTACGGCACGACGCTCTACGGCGGAGCTGCTCAGTGGGGTGGTGTTTTTAAAGTGAGCAGCCACGGTGTCTATAGCTTGCTTCACAGCTTCAACACTGGGAATGAATTCATCGATGGAATTTGGCCCATGGCGGGCTTGACCCGCGACAGCGCCGGCAATCTCTTCGGTACAACCTCGGCTGGGGGCAAGGGCAGTTGCGCCAACTATTACGGTTGCGGAGTGGTGTTTGAGCTCACTCCGTAATCTGTTGGTTTCGTTCTTAAGAGAAGACATAAAGAGTGTTTGGACATAGGTAAGAATGTGGGGACAGCCGCGCCCCGGCTGTCCTTCGAGCGCAGCTCGCGGCGTTTCTTAACCCCACAACCCAACTCGCCCCTGAACTCTAGTTACTTGTCGCGGCTCCCGATTCGCGGTGCAATTGTCTCCGGGAGAGACCTATGGGCCGCATGTTTGGTTTTCTTGGCGTAGTCATGGCGATGGCGATCGGCATGTACATCTATTCCAGGCAGATGCAGAGTTCTTCGGCCGAAGCTGGTGCCAATAACCCAAAGGCCGCCATCAACATTACCGGCGTCCGCAGCGATCTAATCAGCATCGCCCAGGCCGAGCGACGCCACTTCGCCGCCGAAGGCAAATACGTCTCCCTCGATGAACTGATCTCGAATAATGACATCAGCGTCGCCCGCCAGCGCCCTCCATACTCCTACGAAATCGAAACCAGCGCCGGCAGTTTCAAAGTAATCGCAACCCGCAACGGCGACGACGGTTCAGGCACCCCCGCCCAGCTCTCCGTCGACGAAAACATGGAATTCGAAACCACGCAATAAAATTTGGAACGCTATCGAACCGGTTGGCCTATTTCTCGCCGTTCTTCGCGAGAACTGGGATTTGGTCTGCTGGTGGAAAAGCACCCTAGAATCCCTTCGCCTTCAACATCACATCCAGATCCTCCGGATGCAGCGCCCGCACCATCGCCTCTTCGCGTCCCAGATCGTTCTGAGTGACCAGCAGCGCCAGCGACTCCTCCAGCGTGAACGACCCTTGTTTCCGCGTAATCGTGATCTCCTGCTGCAAATGCTGTAACGCATTCTTGCGGATATGCTGCCGCGCCCCATACCCCACCATCAGCAACTCCGCAGCCGGCACGCGCCCGCCATTCTTCCGTGGAATCAGCGTCTGG contains the following coding sequences:
- a CDS encoding YifB family Mg chelatase-like AAA ATPase, which translates into the protein MLYKTLSAAVYGIDANIIQVEVDCSGIKCDQDHFHTVGLPDAAVRESRDRVRAALKNCGYDIPPTHITINLAPADIKKEGSGFDLPMALGIVGAYGGLTKKDIGDCLFVGELSLDGGVRGVRGALPIAIEARGKKIARMVVPEANAKEAAMVSGLDVYPVRSLLDVIHFVNSGNGIVPIKSDGDSLLRESQQFFVDFKDVRGQQTAKRAIEIACAGGHNILMIGPPGSGKTMLAKRMPTILPPFTFEEALETTKIHSVAGVLDQGSGLVGTRPYRSPHHTISDAGLIGGGVIPRPGEVSLAHNGLLFLDELPEFPRNVLEVLRQPLEDGTVSIARASMSLTFPARFMLAAAMNPCPCGFHNDRTRDCQCTTPMIQRYVSKISGPLMDRIDIHIDVPAVNYKEMRSTHEPENSATIRERVIRARHKQLTRFSASREKLYCNAQMSSRHIRTHCELSTDCERLLERAMTQQGLSARAHDRILKVARTVADLEAATNLEPKHIAEAIQYRSLDRTYWA
- a CDS encoding PAS domain S-box protein, whose translation is MTLNPVNTPPTPRPPGKLEREESQLWRWVLGFLIFLSVALTALLWERLENIPYSLRAIPIGVLVLSVLFAVYAYGRRREVGELKVLLRGLQEHVGAAPSEEQLDQLSQVIMRSQRNFKELIDSFDDPACAVSLDGSLRTVNKRITELTGLTYTELVGRKVYDLIEEPSQEEVEHGLGRFLEKKRWAGTVRLRLKRSARPLYFESVVNAIVKGDEVVGASILGRDVTELREKELRFTELFETLQEGVYFSSPEGELLDANPALVNMLGYAEKSELLTAEAAALNFDAGQAVLGRAVDDRGGVRTREVKLRRKDGKAAVFLDSSRAVWDTSGNIIRYQGTLVDITERRRMERQLAQQEEFRGRLLESFPDLILVVDLEERYTFVSSRARDLLGYEPQDMLGKKISELDDHSPELASLYHDVVSGQQVFASAEYGARHRDGSWRTMRASGSQLVDADSKISGVIVSVRDITVERKLEQQVVQSERLAAMGAMIGGVAHELNNPLTSIMGVSELLQDTETNETSRKQLAMLQQQARRAAEIVQNLTYFSRPPAPGKSKINLVEVVERTLNLHAYSLRKNNITVDFLKETGVPYALGDPHQLMQIFLNLILNAEQAIRDVRDKGTLRIRLGKGEGTVWVSFHDDGPGIPKENLPSIFDPFYTTKRPGRGTGLGLSICKSVMKEHNGSVEAANSPEGGAVFTVTLPVGALS
- a CDS encoding choice-of-anchor tandem repeat GloVer-containing protein codes for the protein MKRIPSLLLCSVAAFLLAAPASAQTFKILLRFPNQPGGGNPSALLDVNGNLYGTTQIGGPSKLGNIFELTSQGNESTLYSFTNTTPDGRTPTIGPLIQDAAGNFYGTTQNGGDYNCFVFFVRGCGTVFKLSPTGQETILHSFSGGADGAQPLAGLAADAAGNLYGTTYQGGTGCSGGCGTVYKVTPTGVESVLYSFTGGADGSLPYSVVPVTDAEGNLYGTTLKSGDLSCGRGEGCGTVFKVDPSGYETVLYSFTDGADGAFPDAGLARDSQGNLYGTTSAGGNLNCDPGHTGCGTVFKVNPSGSLTVLYNFAYVDTGYGPISTLVLDPAGNLYGTTLYGGAAQWGGVFKVSSHGVYSLLHSFNTGNEFIDGIWPMAGLTRDSAGNLFGTTSAGGKGSCANYYGCGVVFELTP